The Spirochaetota bacterium genome contains the following window.
CTCCTGTTCACAACTTAAATACAGAAAGGGATCAATTCCCACTAAGATATTATTGATGAACTAAATTATTTCATCAGATATTAGCATATGGCTATTATAAAATTATTAAGCAGATGCCCTGATTATGCACCAATCCTTGCCTTCTGGTCTTACAGAGAATGGTATAGAGGTAGAAATATCGACTTTGATATCATTATTAAATCCTATAAAAATAGAACTAATGAGAGATCAATGCCTATCAGCTGGGTTGCTATAGACGAAGGAATTCCAGTAGGGATGGTATCCCTTAAAGAGAATGATCTTTGGAATCGCAAAGATATCAATCCATGGCTTGCTTCCCTATATGTTTTGCATGAATTTCGAAATCGCGGGATAGGCACAATGCTTATTAATTCCGTAATAGATAAAGGGAAAGAACTCGCCATCAATACACTATTTCTCTTTACTTCAATTCCTGATGAATCGAACCTAAAATTGTTCTACTCTCGTAGGGGATGGAGATTTAAAGAAGCATCAATTGGCAATTATGGAGAGCCAATAAGAATATTTTACTATATATGATGTAATTTGATGAATATAAAAAACAACTCCCCATCAGTCGCAGATTGGATTAGGGAGTTGTTTTTTATGCTAAGTAATTATTATTCGCCTTATTGAGGCTATCCGGCTAATAATCTGGTATAGATTATAATCCAATAATATTGATGCTAACAACATTATTTATTGGCATGCCTCCTAAATTATGAGTTAACCCAAACTTTGGATCCGGTACCAGCCTCTCTTCCGGCCATCTTCTTAACAATTGATTATACATCTCATAAAGCATCCTCAATCCAGATGCCCCAATAGGATGGCCAAAACACTTGAGTCCTCCATCGCTCTGGCATGGAATTCCACCACCCTTGAGGTCATAGAATCCGTTGAGGATATCATCTACTGCTCCTCCCCGTGGGGATAGCTGAAGATCCTCATAGGTGCTCAACTCTGTTATGGAGAAACAATCATGAACTTCAAACATACTTATCTCTTTTCGGGGGTCCGTTATTCCTGCTTCCTCATAAGCCTTTATGGCCCCCCTTGAAGTAGTCATTATGCTAGCCCCATCATACTCGTTGCATAATACTTCTTCTCCTGAACTTACCGCAATTTGCAGAGCCTTAACCTTAACAATTTCCTGATTTTTCTTGATGCTCTTGGCTATCTCTGGTGTTGTTACTATCGCAGCAGCAGCCCCATCACTCACTCCACAGCAGTCAAATAATCCCAGCGGATATGAAATCATGGGGGCAGCTAATATCTGTTCCTTTGATACCGCTTTTTGTAAATGTGCTTTAGGATTTAAAGACCCATTTTGATGACT
Protein-coding sequences here:
- a CDS encoding GNAT family N-acetyltransferase; the protein is MAIIKLLSRCPDYAPILAFWSYREWYRGRNIDFDIIIKSYKNRTNERSMPISWVAIDEGIPVGMVSLKENDLWNRKDINPWLASLYVLHEFRNRGIGTMLINSVIDKGKELAINTLFLFTSIPDESNLKLFYSRRGWRFKEASIGNYGEPIRIFYYI
- a CDS encoding acetyl-CoA acetyltransferase, giving the protein MMGSIKDKVAILGMGCSSFGERWDSSAEDMLVEAYVECLEDAGIEKKDINACWIGSCMPEFGMGGTALPVARTLKLPFIPVTRVENACATGSESFRGACYAVASGVYDIVLTMGVEKTKDTGYGGLPMAGGFGGTLSTVIGPNMSAPGMFAQLASGYEAKYEVPMERLKEAMAHISWKSHQNGSLNPKAHLQKAVSKEQILAAPMISYPLGLFDCCGVSDGAAAAIVTTPEIAKSIKKNQEIVKVKALQIAVSSGEEVLCNEYDGASIMTTSRGAIKAYEEAGITDPRKEISMFEVHDCFSITELSTYEDLQLSPRGGAVDDILNGFYDLKGGGIPCQSDGGLKCFGHPIGASGLRMLYEMYNQLLRRWPEERLVPDPKFGLTHNLGGMPINNVVSINIIGL